The Borrelia sp. HM sequence AATAAAATCTCCGGGGACTAAAGGACTATATTCCTTATCTTGAGTATTTAAAATCTTTCCTTTAATGACACCTTCATAAATTAAATTAGTATTAACTTCAATAATAGAATAGATGTTATTAACACCCCAGAGAACCTCAAATCTTAGGTCGTTCAATCAATTATTCCTTTAAAATGCAAACCATATTTTTTACAGAAATTTTTATAAAAACACAAATTCTTATTTTGAGTTAAATAAAAATAACGCATTAAACCATCACTAATTTCAATGGCCTTCAATGAATTAGCAAGTTCATTAGTAACAAGTTCACGATTCTCATAAATAGGTATTTCTAAAAAATTTTCAATCATATCTTTAATATGCAAATAATGTGTACATCCTAAAAAAATCATATCTCTCCTACTAGCTTCAATTTCTAATTTCAAGAATCTCAATGCTCTAATCGCTTCTTCTTTAAATTTATCTCCATATTCCACAAAATTTACAAGTTCACTTGATGATTTTAAGACTAAATTTAAATGACATTGTTTTTCTCTTTGAACAAAGATACTATTTATGGTAGTATTTGTTGCAATTAAAATAACCTTTTTATGTACAAGCTCTTTTACTAAACT is a genomic window containing:
- the murI gene encoding glutamate racemase, with the translated sequence MSDLKDVIVIFDSGIGGLSYFEYISSTLVKRNYVYVADNKNFPYGEKNPEFLLKVILELISKLKQMYNIISIVIACNTASISVYDKLNFNFPVIYTLPSVSLVKELVHKKVILIATNTTINSIFVQREKQCHLNLVLKSSSELVNFVEYGDKFKEEAIRALRFLKLEIEASRRDMIFLGCTHYLHIKDMIENFLEIPIYENRELVTNELANSLKAIEISDGLMRYFYLTQNKNLCFYKNFCKKYGLHFKGIID